The window TAGTTCACTCTCATGACTTCCTTTACACTTACAGCTTGCTTTGCACTGCTCTATGCCAGATAACTCAGCATAAATGCGCATGGCCCTTTATGCAACCTGTCGATGTTAAAGGTCTGGGATTGCACGACTATTACGaggtaaatttattatttaactgTGTGTAAATAGAAATTTTTCTTGCCAAATGCATTATATTCTTTCTGGCTCCTCCGATACACATCTTATCATTTTCTAGATTGAAATCCACCATGAGACTACTTTACCATCTTGACACTGTTATTCTCAGTAGAAATTTCTATATTattgaaactgaaaatgaagagctCAAGCTTCAATGTTGGATCGTTTTAAAGACCTGCTGAATACAAGGCCTGCAGGCTTATGTTTGAAATTTAGTAAGCTATTTTAAGGTAACTAATAAAGCTGTATAGTGACATTACAGGTCCACTTAGTAATGTCATGCCACGAGCATTCTTAGTATTACGATCACTGATCACGGCCTTATGCAGTTAAATGCACTGTTTAAAATGACTTGTATTTCCAGATGTAGGATTGGCCATACAAAATTACGTTCTTTTCGAAGATGGAATAGAGGGAAATACACTTCATGTCTTTGTAAAAGAAGTAAAAATGATTGAGCATAGGCACATGTAGATCTtctattcaaatataaatttttataagctGCAGAGCAGAGATTTAAGACTGGGGTGGGGGTggggttgggggggggggggggggggggggggggcggcGGCAGAGATAGAGTTCGAAGAAGTAGGAGTTGAATACAGTTAAGCAACCCAAACATCATGTAACAGCTTATCTACTTGCTGGACACGCAGGTGTAACTTCtcatattatgtaaaataaacCGTCTTGTGTGCTTTAATTAATTCTATCCAGTATAATTTGAACGATAATTGCTAGTATAAATTGCTGGGCCCTCGTGTATTTTGCCGCAAAAAATCTTCATGTTTATTAGTTTTCTACCTCATGCTCATTAAATTATTTGCATTTTTAATTGGCCTAAACTTTTGGTTTTTGCGGTTCGGTACTTCCATTTTGCCTCTCAAAGTTTTTGTCTGGTCAAACCTTTGATATATCGGTTTTTCTTAAGATGTGAATCGGAGCATCTCATATGCTTTTTAATTTATTCTGTGGTGAAATGTGCATGATTGTTGTTTGTTAATGTAAGAGTAGATAACTCACTTTCCCTCTAAATCCGCTGCTGTAATATATGACTTCAAGGACTAGTGATTTTAACCAGGGGTGGCAaatatcgggtttcgggtcgggttgacaGACTCGAGTCGGAAATTTGACCCCGCTcgaaattttaatgggtcagaATGCTCAACCCGAAACCGACCTGCACTGCCCACGATTAATTCAAACTCGACCACTATTTCATCAtcggagaccgtggagaccatgTATGTTCAGAGTTggaaacattataaaatatgttatcttataAAACATATGCGTGGAAGACCACTGTCTCTTTAAATATCTCGAAAGTTATGTAAGTTTTGCAAGCAATATATTGCAAAACGTATTGTTTAGCAAAACATGTTTTGCAAGTTACAAAACATGTTCTACTCATAGAACATACACATGATATTTATGGTTTGTAGTGAACTTCATATAATATGTTTAGTGAAAGAAtacatttttcaatattttaatcaaaaacttACATGGTCCCCAAGGTCTTCGTTGAAACAGTGGTCTCCATGGATCTTTtgtgtatttgtgtgtgtaAAATTTCGGGTAACTTGAAATTGACCCCTTTTTAGGTCAATTTTGGGTCTAACCTGAAACCAACCCTAACCTGAAAAACTCCAAGCCGAATTCGTACTTTGCAGGTCGAATTTGTGTCTGGTTGTTGGGTCGGGCCTGACTTTGCCAGCCCTAAATCTAACTTTTGAATGTTATCACTGTGTAGCAATATTTTCACCTAACAGCTTGAAGCTATGTATTTTGATGTCATATAAACCCTCTACCTAGGCTATTGTGGGCTCACATGTGTTTCCTATGGAATTGATTTTATCTATATTTGGACATCATCATTTGATTTTATCGGGTTGCTGTACATTAGGTTATTGATAGGCCAATGGACTTCAGTACAATAAAAAACCAAATGGAAGCAATGGATGGTGCTGGATATAAGCACGTCCGTGAGATATATGCTGACATGCTGTTGGTTTTTAACAATGCAATGAAATATAATGATGAAACAAGTGATGTTCATTTGATGGCAAAGACGTTGCTGGAAAAGTTTGAGGAGAAGTGGCTGCAGCTTTTGCCTAAAGTCACAGAAGAGGTAACTGCTAACTTGTCAAATAATAGATATGatactatattttaatttagtacGATAATGTGCTGCTGCAGTAACCAAATTATAATTTGTGTATAGGAAGAGGTGTTAAAGGTAAATGAGAGAGAATATAGTAAGATAATGTTTCATTTTTGGCTAAATGATCATTCTGTACCTTCAAGTCTGGCGTGGAGTAGATATCCActctaaaaatgaaaattttaattatattatttttccaaaaattattaGGAAATAGTGTTATCTGTTATGCTGATGAAGTTTTCATGCATCTTGACATGTTGCTTCTGTAGTGGAGGTTAAATCAATTTTCATCACTTGCCAGTATTTTTATCCAATAATTCTGGTGATACAGTTTAGTTTGTTCATTTTGTTTAACTTTAAGATCCAATGTATTCTTTACGATAATGATAGGGATGCGGTGTTTAAcagttaatatattttcttatttaccCTACATAGTAGATACAGTAACTTCAAAACGTCATATGCAGGATAAAAGACGTGAAGAGGAGAAAGTAGAGGCGCAACTTAAAAAGCAACTTGCTCAAGAGGCAGCTCGTGCTGAATTGGCTAGGGATCTTACTAACGAGGTACATAATTTATGTGGTGTCTTTGCGCGTATGTAAGATAGATCTTATGATTTTCTTTGAACAACAGATTCTGTAAGGGGCTTTTCAAAATTCAACTACCTAAAAACCAACACTTTTGTTCACTCAGCTGAAAATTTAAACGGTCAATTCAGTTGTCAGCAAAATGTTAGTTTAATAAACATTTGAATGATCCAAAATTTGTTGAATGTTAAGTTGAGTGATCAAAGTGTTAGTATATGAgggtaaatttttattcaagcaAATATTATTCTTTATATCAGATTGTAATATATGATTgttcttttgatttttgtttcagCTTAATGAGGCCAACAAGCAGCTAGAGGAACTAGGAGGAATTTTGGGGAAAAAATGCAGGTTCACTGTGATACTAATATTGCTTTAAAACTTTAATTGGAAAGCGCAAGGAAATTTTGCAACATCATAATTCTGGTCTCCATATTATTAGTATGCCTTTTTTATCCAAGTCAACTGAACATAGTACCTTCTATGCATGAATGAGCATTATAATCTGGGATTGCATATTCTTAATAGCCCCTTTTATCCAAGTCTACTGAATATAATACCATGCATGAATCAATATGTGCAGCATCATAATTTGCATTTTTTAAGGTTGTGGAAACTAAATTTACAATAGCTTTCAGGAAATTATCTATTAAGGAGAAGAGAGGTATTGGGATATCGCTCGCTCAGCTATGTCCTGAAGATCTTGCTAAGGCATTGGAAATCGTATCCCAGGATAAACCTACATTTCAAGCAACAGGGGAAGAGGTTGAGCTCGACATTAGTGCTCAGGTCATTAtttaactacttcaataccacTATGACCTTGTTACTGTACATTTACCATTTTTTTCCCTCTTTGATTGCACTAATGACTGTATTTGCTGCAGAGTGAATTTACCTTATGGAGGCTAAAGTTTTTTTTAAGGGATGCTCTAGGCTCTCAAAGAAATAGTTCAAGCAATGGCGGCAAAAACACCACTAAAAGTCGCCATGCTGCAGTTTCGAACACATCTGCAATTGCCTCAAAACGGAAAAGAGATATATGCAATGCTCTTGCCAAAACTGCAAAGAAACGGGGTAAAAAGCTTTGttcttaatatatatgttaGTCCCTGCTTTTAACGCGTGCAAGCTCTCCAAGCTCCCTGCATGTTCTTGATAACCAAATTACAGTTTCTCATGAATTCcttctgcaaaagaaatatgtggAATTGTGGCTGACCTACCTTGGACCAATTTCTAATTAGTCGAGACTTCAGATGAATACGCTGAACCAAAGGCTTACTAGGGAGTGGAGGAGTAGTACTCTTGCGGCGCTcagaaaaaattgtatatatagaaGCAATTCACTTGaaacttaaaaaatatgtgaaaaacaCTTGTTGAGATAAAATGGCTCGGAACATCAAACAAATTAGTTGTCATATTTCTTTAATCTTATCCGCATTTAAACAATCAAAGAATAGAGTGTAGATTTCTTGTAAATCTGATAACTTGCACTAGCGTGCTAATCATCCAAGTTTACACGGAAAATAAACACTAATCACTGAaccagaaaaaagaaaatacgATTCGATCACTCAAAGTTTGGAGCAAAGGGCGGGGTAGCAGGGGAGACAGGAGTGCACTTGCTAGTGGGATTGGGATTGGGATTGGAATTGAAAATTGAATTTGACAAGAgcaatttaaaattcaaaacaagAAACAAATACTGcgaaaaataaatcaaatgacCAAT of the Daucus carota subsp. sativus chromosome 4, DH1 v3.0, whole genome shotgun sequence genome contains:
- the LOC108218611 gene encoding transcription factor GTE6, coding for MVDASVANIELTKEGKMEGNIVKVDGHKHRIDELQIQVDKIEKRVNEVQHFYRTTSKNQLSTVKDHPARKDKDKDKHIPGMKRQQQDASRRDAAAAKRMQELMRQFGTIFRQITQHKCAWPFMQPVDVKGLGLHDYYEVIDRPMDFSTIKNQMEAMDGAGYKHVREIYADMLLVFNNAMKYNDETSDVHLMAKTLLEKFEEKWLQLLPKVTEEDKRREEEKVEAQLKKQLAQEAARAELARDLTNELNEANKQLEELGGILGKKCRKLSIKEKRGIGISLAQLCPEDLAKALEIVSQDKPTFQATGEEVELDISAQSEFTLWRLKFFLRDALGSQRNSSSNGGKNTTKSRHAAVSNTSAIASKRKRDICNALAKTAKKRGKKLCS